In a single window of the Pongo abelii isolate AG06213 chromosome 1, NHGRI_mPonAbe1-v2.0_pri, whole genome shotgun sequence genome:
- the RAB29 gene encoding ras-related protein Rab-7L1 isoform X1, whose protein sequence is MGSRDHLFKVLVVGDAAVGKTSLVQRYSQDSFSKHYKSTVGVDFALKVLQWSDYEIVRLQLWDIAGQERFTSMTRLYYRDASACVIMFDVTNATTFSNSQRWKQDLDSKLTLPNGEPVPCLLLANKCDLSPWAVSRDQIDRFSKENGFTGWTETSVKENKNINEAMRVLIEKMMRNSTEDIMSLSTQGDYINLQTKSSSWSCC, encoded by the exons ATGGGCAGCCGCGACCACCTGTTCAAAGTGCTGGTGGTGGGGGACGCCGCAGTGGGCAAGACGTCGCTGGTGCAGCGATATTCCCAGGACAGCTTCAGCAAACACTACAAGTCCACGGTGGGAG TGGATTTTGCTCTGAAGGTTCTCCAGTGGTCTGACTACGAGATAGTGCGGCTTCAGCTGTGGGATATTGCAG GGCAGGAGCGCTTCACCTCTATGACACGACTGTATTATCGGGACGCCTCTGCCTGTGTTATTATGTTTGACGTTACCAATGCCACTACCTTCAGCAACAGCCAGAGGTGGAAACAGGACCTAGACAGCAAGCTCACACTACCCAATGGAGAGCCGGTGCCCTGCCTGCTCTTGGCCAACAAG TGTGATCTGTCCCCTTGGGCAGTGAGTCGGGACCAGATTGACCGGTTCAGTAAAGAGAATGGTTTCACAGGTTGGACAGAAACATCAGTCAAGGAGAACAAAAATATTAATGAGGCTATGAG agtCCTCATTGAAAAGATGATGAGAAATTCCACAGAAGATATCATGTCTTTGTCCACCCAAGGGGACTACATCAATCTACAAACCAAGTCCTCCAGCTGGTCCTGCTGCTAA
- the RAB29 gene encoding ras-related protein Rab-7L1 isoform X2 encodes MTRLYYRDASACVIMFDVTNATTFSNSQRWKQDLDSKLTLPNGEPVPCLLLANKCDLSPWAVSRDQIDRFSKENGFTGWTETSVKENKNINEAMRVLIEKMMRNSTEDIMSLSTQGDYINLQTKSSSWSCC; translated from the exons ATGACACGACTGTATTATCGGGACGCCTCTGCCTGTGTTATTATGTTTGACGTTACCAATGCCACTACCTTCAGCAACAGCCAGAGGTGGAAACAGGACCTAGACAGCAAGCTCACACTACCCAATGGAGAGCCGGTGCCCTGCCTGCTCTTGGCCAACAAG TGTGATCTGTCCCCTTGGGCAGTGAGTCGGGACCAGATTGACCGGTTCAGTAAAGAGAATGGTTTCACAGGTTGGACAGAAACATCAGTCAAGGAGAACAAAAATATTAATGAGGCTATGAG agtCCTCATTGAAAAGATGATGAGAAATTCCACAGAAGATATCATGTCTTTGTCCACCCAAGGGGACTACATCAATCTACAAACCAAGTCCTCCAGCTGGTCCTGCTGCTAA